CCTAGTATTTAATCTCCGATCTGTTTCGACGCTCGATTTCGACCGAGTCCACGCACTTGGGGTGCGTTTGAAGTGGGTGGCCCGCGGAGTCGACCGTATGTATGATTCGATCCTCCTGCCAACCGACGGCAGCGAACGCGCGGCGGCGGCGTTGGACCACGCGATCGGTGCCGTAGACGCCTACGATGCGAGCTTGAACGTCATCTCGGTCGTCGATCGACGCGTCGTTCTCGCCGCCGACGTCGATAATAAAGCGGCAGTCAGAGCAGACCTCGCGAAGGAGGCCGAGAACGCGGTCACGGAGCTCGCAAACAGGGCGGCCGACGACGGCGTCTCCGTCACCACCGCGACACCGGAAGGCGTCCCATACCGAGAGATCCTCTCGTACGCGTCCGACGGGGAGATCGACCTGCTCGTGCTCGGCACTCACGGTCGATCCGGGCGCGAAAAGCGGCTCAACCTCGGCAGCACGACCGAACGCGTCGTCAAGGCCGCAGATCGGCCGGTGCTCGTCGTCGATATAAGTTAGCCTCGTCTCCGATCGTCTCGCCACCGACCGCTATTCGACGGTGTTTCGGAGCGTGCCGATCTTCTCGTAGTGGATCTCGATCTCGTCGCCGGGTTCGAGCAGCCCCGGATTCGCCGGACTGCCGAAACTGATCACGTCGCCCGGTTTGAACGTGAACCGCTCGGAGAGAAACGAGATCGTCTCGCGCGGCTTGTTGAACATGTTCTCGGTGTTATCCTCCTGGCGGAGTTCGCCGTTGATGTGCGTCGTCATCTCGAGCCCGACCGGTTCGACGTCGGCGATGACCGGCCCGAGCGGACCGGACGAATCGAACGCCTTCCTCGCGGTCCGGCGCTCCTGGTCAAGGCAGTCGAGATCGTTCAAGATCGTGTACCCGCGAACCACGTCGTCGACCTCGTCTTCGGAGACGTTTTTACACTCCGTATCGATAACGGCGGCCAACTCGCCGGCGTAGGTGAACTCCGAGGAGAAACTCGGGTACGGGATCGGCGTCTCCGGGTCGTGTAGCGACACCGGAGGTTTGATGAAGAAGTCTGGCTCGTCGGGAACCTCGTAGTCCATCTGTTCGACCTTCTCGCCGAAGTTCCGGCCGACGCAGTAGAAGACGGACGGCTCACAGGGTGCGAGCAGTTCGTACTCGTCCGGTTCGTAGGTCGCGTTTTCGGTGCGAACGGTTCCGTCGTCGTACTCACCTTCGAGAACGCCCGTGGACGTTTCGATGCGTGCGTACTTCATACCTGCCTCGCCGGCCGCCGGTTGCTTACGTGTTCTCATTGCCGGCGATGCCCCGTGTCGCCGGCTCACCGAGTAGCCGATCAATCCGCACGCGTCCCGCCTCGTCGATCGTCAACAACCGATCGGTTCGCGTCCGTGCGTTGGGTTCCGAACACCCGAGCGCTTCAAGCGCCTTTCGGCACTTCGAGCGGGCGACGGCGCGAATCTCGGCCGGCGGCACACCCGCCGAGCCAGGGGGACGAGCCACCGTCGCCTCGAACGCGCGCCCGTCCGCCGTTCGAACGACGACTCGGGCGCCGATGTGCCGTTCGAACTCGCTCGTCCGCGGCGGCGTCTCGAGCCGGCGTCCAGTCCGGAACACCGTCGGCGCGTTCCGGAGCGCGCGTGCGGGACCGAGGGCTTTCGCCACGTGGGCCGCGACCGACCCCGTCACCGTCTCGAACTCGACGCCCTCTGGAACGGCCGACCGGAGCGCGGCGAGCGTTATATCAGGGTCGTGGTGTACCCGTATGCGTTCTCTGACTCGCTCGACGGCCCCCCGTTCGTCGTCCCGATCGATCTGCCCCGGAACCGTCTCGCCCGTCACGAGCGTTCGCGCGACCGCGTCCGGCACCGAACGGACCAGCGCGGCGGTCGGCGTCTGCCCGTCGCCGAGATACTGTCTCGCGCCTTCGTTCGCCGAGGCCATCGCGTGCGGTCCGTAGACGTCGACCCGGTCGATCGTCGTCCGCCCACGATCGAACTGGCTGCGGATCTCGAGTCCGGCCTCCGTCGCTGCGGCGACCGAAGGGGTTCCCGGAGCGGCGGCCACGCTCAGCGTCTCCGTGTGCCACCGCGAACCGAGCGCCGAGAGGTACGCTTCCGCCGGGTGCGGTGAAACGCTCTTCAACAGGCCGGCCGCCGCCTCGACAACGTCGCGTCGCCCGCTCAGTCCTGCTCGAGCGCCGTCGAGGGCGGCGATTCCGGTCTGAATCGATCTACCGATCGTCCACACGCCCACATCGGAACCGAGTACCGCTCTCTCGATCGGTCGCGACGGTGCGCTCACGGCGATCGAGATCGCATCGGCCAGCGTCTCCAGGCCGTCGCCTTCGAGAACTCCGCGACCGACCGCCGCACCCACGGCGTGCATCCACGCGGCGTTCGGCCCCCCGAACGGGCCGACAGCCGCCGCAGCCCCGAGGCGCGCGGTGATCTCGTTCGCGGCGATCTGGGCGACGAGGAGGTCCGCCCCGTCGGCGTCCGTCGTCTCCGCGTACGCGAGCGGGACGAACACGCAACTCGGGCTGGTCGTTCCACCGAGGAGACGGCCGTCGAATTCGAGCGCCCCCGACAGCGCCGCGTTGCCGCAGGCCGTCTCCGCGGGCGGTAGTTGTTTGCCGCCCAGAAACGTCGCGGTCTCCGATCGGGTCGACGTTCCCGTTGTGATCACTCGCTCGATCCGCGCGCCGACCGGCTGCATCCGCGTCCAGAGCGCCGCCCCGACGCTGCTCGTTAGCTGGATTGTCGCCGCGCCTCTGACCGGTTTGGGTATCTCACGGTAGGAGAGGTCGATCGCCCACCGGGCGGCGCGCTCGACGAACGGCTCGTCGGGGCGATCCGTCTCGTCGACGAACGGGAGCCACTCGGGCGTATGCATCGTTCGTTACGACGACGGCCGCCGATTTAGCTGTTCGGCCGAGATGTCGTCATCCGTCGACGGGTCGGACCAGTTCCGGCCCGTCGTTCGCCGGATTGTTCACAGACGTCGAGACTGGATACGCGTGGAATCCGTCGCTGGGTGCGGGATCGAACGGTACATCCTCGCCGTCGAGCCACCTCGTCTCGTCTTCCGGGTCGAGAATGACTGCCATCCGATGGTGGAGCGGCTCGACGACCCCGTTCGGTTCCGTCGTCAACACGGTGAACGTTTGTATGGGCTCGACGCCGCTCAAGTCGACGCCGTCGTTCGTGAAGTCGCCGAGTCCGGTCTGTTCGGTCGTCGGCGTCCAGCGTTCGTAGAGGCCCGCCATCGCGAACGGGCGGTCGTCCTCGAACGCGACGCGATACGGCCGCTTTCCGTTCTCGGTTTCCGTCCACTCGTAGAAGCCGTCTGCAGGGACGAGACAGCGCCGTTGCTCATAGGAGTTGGCGAACGCCGGCTTTCGGGCGACGGTCTCCGATCGAGCGTTGATATAGCGTTCCGTCTCGTCGTCGGCCCACTGTGGAACGAGCCCCCACTCTGACCGCCGGATGCGGTCGGGTGCCTCGTCCGTGACGACGGGGAGCGATTGTCCCGGTGCGGCGTTGTACCGCGGCTCAAAATCGAACTCGAACGTCGCGCCGAACCGCGACTCGAGGGCTTCCTCCGAAGCGAAGAGGCTGTACCGGCCACACATGTCTCGACGTACGATCCGGAGTTGGAAATACGTAGCGAACAGGTGGAACGATCGTTCGGTTTCCGGCGGCGGTGTTCCACGCACCCGCCTACGCCAGCCGCCGGTTCGTTGTCACGTCACGTGCGTTCTGGCCACGTTTCCTTATATAAATTCTCGGCCGTCAGTGGCGGCGTCTTGGTTTCGAGGGGATCGCGACGCTTCGGCCGCCCTCGAATTTAAACGACATTGCGGCGTAACCCTCGGTGTGACCGACGACGATCCGACGTTTCGGATTCCACAGCACCCGACCCGTCGGTATCGTCGCCGCGGCGGTGTCGAGTACGACGGCGGCACGGTGTTCTCGGTGCGCCCCACACGCGACCTCGACGAGGCGACGCTGGTCGAGCTCGTCCGATCGATACTCGACCGACAGCCGTATCGGTATGGCGATTGGTTCGACCTCCCGATGCCGCTGTATCTCGTTCACGACGACGTGACCGGCGATACGTTCCGCGTCGCGATCCGCGATGGGGTCGTCGAGTTACACGTACTCCCCGAGACGGAACCGGACGGTCTGCGGGCGTTTTACCACCGGTTGGCGGCAAACTTCGAGGGAGATTGGACGGTGACCCACCGGAATGGGTGACCCCAACGGACTTACCGGCGACCGCCGTCTCTCAGCGTATGAGCGTTTCACGCGTCGTCGAACTCAAGGGCCACATCATCGACTCCGGGACGATGTAGACCGCGTTCGGGCTCATCATGGATCTCGGCGGTTCCTTCGACGTCGAGGAGTTCGACATCGGTCAGCGGAAGGATGAGGAGTCCTACGCGCGATTGCTCGTGACCGCTGACAACGAATCTTACCTGCGACAGATCGTTCACGAACTCCACCAGCGCGGTGCGAATCTCGCGGACTCGACCGACCACACCTCGACCCCGCGCCGGCGGATCGAGCCGTCCCGCAGGAGTTCTATTCGACGACGAACCACCCGACACAGGTCCGGCACGAGGGCGAGTGGATCGACGTCGAACACGTCGAGATGGACTGTGTGATCGTCGTCGAATCGACCGATGACGGCGGCCGTGCGTACACGAAGGTCCTCAACGCGATCGAGCGCGGGGATCGGATCGTCACCGGCGACGGCGGCATCCACGTGCAGCCGCCCGAGCGTCCCTGCGGACAGGACGGTGCGTTCGGATTCATGCAGGGCGGCATCTCGGGCGAGCGGCCGTCCGAATCGACAATCGAACAGATCGCGGATGCGATACAGGAGACGAAAGCCGAGGGTGAGGAGGTACTCGTCGTCGCGCGCCCCGCGCTCGTTCGCTCGGGTGCGCGCGAGGATCTCGCCCGACTCGTCGAACACGGCTACGTCGACCAGCTCTCGATCGGCAACGGCTTTGCGGTCCACGACATCGAACGCGACCTTTACCGGACGTCGCTCGGCGTCAACACCGAGACGCTCGACCACGCCCGCCACGGCCACAAACACCACATCTACGCGATCAGCGAAATCATCCGTGCCGCGGCATCAAAGCGGCGGTCGACGACGGTCTGCTCGACTTCGGCGTGATGTACCAGTGTGTCGAATCCGACGTACCATTCGTCATCGCAGGCTCGATCCGAGACGACGGGCCCTCCCAGACACGATCACCGACGCCATCGAAGCGCAGAACGCGATCCGAGCGCAGGCGCACGAAGCCGATATGGTGTTGATGCTGTCGACGCTTTTGGACTCGGTCGTCGTTGACAACTGTCCGCCCTCGACGACGCGCGTCGTCTGCGTCGAGATCAATCCTTCGACGGTGACGCAGCTTTTGGATCGTGGCTCGGCGCAGGCGGCCGGCATGGTGGCGGACATCGGCACGTTCATTCCCATTCTGGTGGACAACATCTTTGCGTAGTCGCCGCCGACGACAATCCCTATTACCGCCGGGGCGCGATCGTGAGCCAGTATCTCATGACAGCAAACGGAACTCCGTACGCGCCACACACCGAGGCCGAGACGGCGGCGATGCTCTCGGCCCTCGGCGTCGAGCGCGAGGAGGAGTTATTTGACATCCCCGAGGAAATTCGCTTCGACGGGACGTTCGACATCACCAACCGAGAAGAGCGGACGACGCGAGCGCTCGTCGGTCGCGTCCTGAGCGAAAACGACGAACTCGTGGAGTTTCTCGGCCGCGGCCACTACGATCACTACGTCCCCTCGATGATCGATCACCTCACCGATCGATCGGAGTTTCTGACCAGCTACACCCAGTATCAACCGGAGATCGCACAGGGGTTTCTACAGGCACTCTTCGAGTACCAGTCGATGATCGTCGAACTCACTGGCCTCGACGTGGCGAACTGCTCGATGTACGACGCCGCGACGGCACTCGGCGAGGCCGCGACGCTCGCAATACGCAGCCGGGAA
The DNA window shown above is from Natronomonas salsuginis and carries:
- a CDS encoding SOS response-associated peptidase; translation: MCGRYSLFASEEALESRFGATFEFDFEPRYNAAPGQSLPVVTDEAPDRIRRSEWGLVPQWADDETERYINARSETVARKPAFANSYEQRRCLVPADGFYEWTETENGKRPYRVAFEDDRPFAMAGLYERWTPTTEQTGLGDFTNDGVDLSGVEPIQTFTVLTTEPNGVVEPLHHRMAVILDPEDETRWLDGEDVPFDPAPSDGFHAYPVSTSVNNPANDGPELVRPVDG
- a CDS encoding fumarylacetoacetate hydrolase family protein, which encodes MKYARIETSTGVLEGEYDDGTVRTENATYEPDEYELLAPCEPSVFYCVGRNFGEKVEQMDYEVPDEPDFFIKPPVSLHDPETPIPYPSFSSEFTYAGELAAVIDTECKNVSEDEVDDVVRGYTILNDLDCLDQERRTARKAFDSSGPLGPVIADVEPVGLEMTTHINGELRQEDNTENMFNKPRETISFLSERFTFKPGDVISFGSPANPGLLEPGDEIEIHYEKIGTLRNTVE
- a CDS encoding MmgE/PrpD family protein, with the translated sequence MHTPEWLPFVDETDRPDEPFVERAARWAIDLSYREIPKPVRGAATIQLTSSVGAALWTRMQPVGARIERVITTGTSTRSETATFLGGKQLPPAETACGNAALSGALEFDGRLLGGTTSPSCVFVPLAYAETTDADGADLLVAQIAANEITARLGAAAAVGPFGGPNAAWMHAVGAAVGRGVLEGDGLETLADAISIAVSAPSRPIERAVLGSDVGVWTIGRSIQTGIAALDGARAGLSGRRDVVEAAAGLLKSVSPHPAEAYLSALGSRWHTETLSVAAAPGTPSVAAATEAGLEIRSQFDRGRTTIDRVDVYGPHAMASANEGARQYLGDGQTPTAALVRSVPDAVARTLVTGETVPGQIDRDDERGAVERVRERIRVHHDPDITLAALRSAVPEGVEFETVTGSVAAHVAKALGPARALRNAPTVFRTGRRLETPPRTSEFERHIGARVVVRTADGRAFEATVARPPGSAGVPPAEIRAVARSKCRKALEALGCSEPNARTRTDRLLTIDEAGRVRIDRLLGEPATRGIAGNENT
- a CDS encoding universal stress protein; protein product: MYDSILLPTDGSERAAAALDHAIGAVDAYDASLNVISVVDRRVVLAADVDNKAAVRADLAKEAENAVTELANRAADDGVSVTTATPEGVPYREILSYASDGEIDLLVLGTHGRSGREKRLNLGSTTERVVKAADRPVLVVDIS